The Glycine soja cultivar W05 chromosome 9, ASM419377v2, whole genome shotgun sequence sequence aataaaacttattaaaaatatattatgcaattgaaataaaaactcatgccccaatcagagcattgtgttgcAACGTCTTCTATCACGAGATTCTTTAAAATCATCAATTTAGTCATATGCTTCCACGAACACAagattcgagatcatcacaggatccaaacgcaaacaaaacaaaggatgtgaattatcacatttctaaacaaagacataatcaaaataaattataaaagtatttataacataattcaacTTACTATAATCCACGTTACTttaccactttatcatttaaaattcattatagaaATCATGAATCACATTATAAATGAATCACACAATTGAGTCAAAACATAACAACACtcacaaattttataataaacaatttacattcgttatgcaacaattatactaagactcaaacatatatgcaatgtggtatcatgtcagtgaaaaatcacactgggcacttaggagtacataacaagacacaccacaccatgggtatgtcaggtcactctcattaagtaaaatcataaggtgatcaGTCACGGTTACTCTGTTTGCGAGAATACTTCAActatatgggatcaacataagtttaaagaagcactcaaaccgagtgtcttTACCTCCAAGGCTTAGATTCCGAAGAATTCGTTAGGGCCTTACCTTCCTGATTTAGGTTCAACTCCTAAAATAACTTTTGCACACAGAGACACTGctaatgaattatacaatattcatgatctcacactcgtgtttcaaacacgtttaacacattgcgttacaatttaacactttaggttcctaactTGAAACCCTACATTTTTCCTTTAACACTTTAcgtataaacatttttctcaaggtaaacacgagtcgaattattgtataattcacagttcATAATACAAGTATTGCCACATCAAGTGTTCatcacacacttatttacaACTAAATTTCATGTCCACAATTTTAACACATcacaatgtcacaatccaccatcacatatttaagtgtatctcacaaatcaacatatattcaatttatccaTTACACACAATTTCaaaatctcaatataacaatttattatgCTAATACAATAATCTTGTCTAAAATACAAACAATTGTGATTTGAAtctataaaagttttttttttatcacttttatttctaatataatattgtatgttttttagttattttatgacCATGGTTGGATAAACCCCTTAAAATTTGGATTATGATGTAGGTGCACCCATGTActtcttctttttaataaagtttttcAATGTTATTCAATTAATTGTATCTTTCTACCGCTTTCACTTATATATTGGAATTGATCACTCTGATTATTAGTTAATGACCATCTTCTCGTAATCAACTAACCTATAGAATGATAGGATTGATAAAGATTGCATGACCAAACGGACAACATGAATCTCTTTTTTACAAATTTCTCTATTATTTATCCTTAAGCCTAAATTAAATCCCAAATGACCAATGCATGATTGATTTAAGggaaagaatatttttatttaaaataggaATTAGGGGAAAACGGTACATGTGAAATCATAATTCAAGTCATTTTTATTCATGCATATCTCTTCTTTGAATTGAATCTGTTGTTTGTCttagatttattttttgaacACAAACACAAATAATCTCCAACTCAATAtaaaaacccaaaacaaaaatcCGATACTTATTGGAGGAAGGACTCTATGGGCATGGAGACCTCTTGTAGTGGAAGGATACCTCGAAAATcacataattattttgtttatgcgATTTAGATTATTTGGAAATACAAATAGTTTTTAAGATATATAACTCTACTTTCGAGAAGAGAATTGCATAGTATACACTTGTCCTTAGTGAATACATATTTTATGCATCACCTAATAATGTTTGTTGATATAAACTCAACTTTAGAACCACTTGGATGCATACAGATTCTGAGATGACCATGTTTTAATTTACCAGAATCATATCTATTAAACCCTTGTCCATGCTTCTAAAATCTCGAACAGTTAGATTTTACCAGGTACATTGTCATATCAATAGTTAAGAGATTCATGCATTTATATTTTACCAAGAGAATCCAGAGGCTCACTATTAACCATGAATTGGCCTAAATTGTTTCCCCCATAAGTTAAGTGCGGTAAGGTTTTTTCGTCATAGCTTGTTAGAGGATGTAGATAGGAAGCAAAACATTAGATCTTTCCAGTTTCTGAAACAATTCTTTCAATCTCTTCAAGGAGGCGCTCCTTTTCATCTGCCAAGTCTTCATTCTGCTTCTGAAGGTCCTCTATCTGCTTTGTTTGTTCAGAATCCTTCCTGAAAATTTTTAGTGCTTGACTTTAATATATCAAATTCGTATATTCATTTTGTTTACAAAGTTTTAACAGCAAATAGGCAACCAAGATTGTGATACAAGCACATGTAGTCAATCCAGGCAAAATTGACtctgtaatatttatttttgtagggatttaatattttgattacCTATTCATGAAGGACAAATTAAGTTTCAGTGATCGAACTTCCTTCTCAAGCGTTTCACACCGCCTCAAGACAGCTTGCATATCAGAGGGAACTGATGGTGTCAAGTTTCTTTCCTTTGCCTCAGCCATTCTGCATCACAATGTTATTAACATAAGCTTAACAGAAGTTAAAACTAGCATCCAATACAATATTATATAGGAAGAGACTCTATCTGTTTCTAGGGATATTTCCACATACTTCCTTGAGCGCTCCACTCTTCGTTTTTTTGTGGTGTCTCCTTTCTCCTCTGCACAATCATTTGATTTGAGGGACATAGATAGTTAAATTATGAAAAGAATGACCAAAAGTTCTACTCAAGTATTTATTCAACATTTTCTCTACAGTTTGTCAAGTGGCCAAGATAATTACTCAAATGCTGTGTGGTGTTGACCAGAAGGTAAAATTTGCAATCGTATTAAATCTTTGGactgataagaaaaaaatgtccaTTTTGCAAGATTTTACAGGATAAAGCTATTAGCAGAAGTGTTCATCAAAACAAAAGAGCTATTAGCAAaactattattaattattatatctgCTGAGTGCTGACTAATAATCTTCTGAGTTCTGATGTTTTATGTATATAAACACACACAAATTGCTATGGAAACAAACCttatctttataaaattaaggTCGGAAGCTTCAGAATGGATAAAGCAATAAAGGGAATCGAAAAATCTAATGTATGATTTAGAGCACAATAACTCCATTTAATCTTGAAATAAATGGCTACCTGAAACAGCTGATGTTATAGATCCATATCTTTCTAAACTTTTCCTCTGCAAAATTTAGCCAGAATAACCCAAAATTTGTTGTAGAAGTCAAAATCTCTTGGTAAAAACCTAATTCTAAAGAAAATAGGTTACCATCTAAGAATAGGTTATACCTTCCGATCATCTTTTATATTATCCATTATCTGTTCTCTGACACCTGCATTTCCACAAAAACACTtagtttgataaaaataaaatggacatagctagaaatttaaataatcaagaaacatttcattttttttacctaatATGATATTTGTGTACTAAGTATGATTATATACAAAATCAGAAGTAattatgggggggggggggggggggggggcgctTCAAGTTAGTAGTCACTGCTTTGATGCATTGGCCCAAAGTGGGGCATCACATGCTTATATCAATCTTTTGTAGACTTCATACAACTGgagaaaaataatcaattatgaaTATGATGCAAGTGCTGTGAAAAATGATTTATCCATTTAGGCAAAGTAATGCAACTCCATCATCATGTAATATTTATACCTCTGACTCTATTTTGAGTATTTTCTGAACTTCTACTCACTCCCACTGGTTTCCATGAGCTTTCGCAAAGATTTTGATTTGAATTGCTGGGACCTTCACATGCATCCAAACCAGAGGAGATTACTGGTGCAGCAGCAGAAGATTCACTTTGAGAAGGTTCTTGGGAAGCATTTCCCACATATGCTTGGTTTGTCTGATTTCCAAAACCATCTGAGACAATGTAAACTCCTGGATTCTTAATTTGACCAGTAGAGGCTCCTTGAAAACTTATTGGCTTTTGATGACTCCAATTTTCTAGTCCTTCATGAAAACCATTTTGGAAAAGAGGTTCTTGAGGACCAAAAAGTCCATTTAAGCTATCTTCTGCAGCTTCTCTCTCAATCTCAACTTGGTTGCTGAGTCTCTTGCGTTGTAATGTACCCTTTAGCATACTTACACAAGATGAGACTTTATCTGCATCAACCAATTGATGAGTGTGGAAGGTAGATGAAGATGAGTTGGATGGAGAAATGAATGATCCCTTTTGGCTTGGAAGCTCGGTCATAGTAATGTAATCAAAACCATTAAAATGTGCAATTCCTTGTTTTGTAGTGTCCACACCATGCTGAGGGTCCATGCTCATAGATTCCATTCCTTGTTTTGTTTGAGAATTTTGCATTTCAGTATACCTCCGCCTGCAAAGAAACCAAAGAAATTACTTGCAAACAGATGAATAGAAATCTAAAACATGAGGATCTAATAATGAAGAGACCAACAGATAAGCTAATATAGTGCAACGTGATCATTTGAAGTGCCTCTTGTAAACATGATCTTGAAGAACAAAAGTATGCACGGTTTGGTAATGGTACCGCAATTCAGAGGATCGGCTTCTTGTTACTCTTTGATCACTAAGATACCAGGCCTGCATTAATAATTAGAAATTGAATGACCATGAAGCTTTGTTGAACTAAGGCTTTATAAAAGAGTTTACAATATACAAACCTTGGCCAGAAACAGGTCAGTACTAGATTGCAGTTCTCTATTAACAGGATCTCTGATGAAAATTGATAGTCAGCAAACCAATATTATTGAACTACTTTCTCAATCAAATAAGCAATTGAATTGGTAACAAAGCAAATTACAATAAAGATAAtcagaaataaataataaattcccattaaataaaattagacttgtaaatattttgtatgtATAGCTGTTTGAGGAAGACTACAGCAATTACCTGATTGGAAAATTGATGTCACCTGAAACATCATTTGCCAAAAGGTTATTTTGCATGTATAGTTTGTCATTGTTTCTTCCCTCTGAAGTTACACCAACATGTTTCTGATTAGACACATTATTAGCTAGTTCGGTGGAGATCCTGCATTTACAACAGAATCACAATATCAAAACAAAACACGGATTAGACTTATGCATCAGGAAATTCGTCAAGTGTCcccaaaattaataattcagcgcataaatatataattaaaagttaaatatacttatattattgaAACAATGATCCAATGAACACTTTCACATGGCAAAGGATCAACAAGAAAGCCATAGTTAATTGCAACTGAAAATCTTGATTAACACTCACCTCTTTGATAATCGACTGTTCAGTCCTATGCTTGGTGAATTGTATCCCTGATTTACGAAACAAATATCATCAATGGAAAAGAAATGTAATAAACTAAAGCATAATGTAAGCAATATCCAAATACAAGTTCCATATTCAAAAGAATACCTACATAGCATTAATTTCATCATCAGGAAAACTGAAGACGAGTCATATTATTGTCTATTTGCAGAAATTATGCAGTACTTAAAGTAGAAAGTCAGATCGACTAAGCATCAGACTTCTTTTTTccagataaaataaatatatcagaGTAAAATAGCTCTATTCTTGATgaagaaaattttatcattacATGACATAGACATTCTTTAGATAAATccaaattgttttcttttattaggGTTGAAGTATCTGACAtgttaaaatgataatatttgttCATAATTCTTTTTGTTTGCTTTTCTGGGTTATGTTCAACCAGTGGTTCTTCAAATTCtgcaaaggaaagaaaaaaatcaaaggaccttgatataaatttttattaggaATTTTCCAGCACTGTTAAGATTGACAACTAAGGCCTCCTTATGGTACTGGAATGAGTTTCTGTCCTAGTTTTGCAAAACAAGAAGTTGATATTTTAacatttgataaaagaaaaacaattctACCTCTTTAGTCTTTACCTTTTTCACAACCATTTGTCAGGTGATATTGTCTATATTTATAGCTTGGATATTAGTATAATTTAAGAAGACCAACTAAGAACAGTTTTTATCAGAATTCAAAGTACAATGAGAACAGTCTTCATTTCACTGCAAAAAATCTTTTTAGAATGAAAAAGAGTATTAGGAACAGAAGAAAAGGATCATCAAGGAGGCTCGTGAAATAAGAAATATGAACAAAATACAGGCAAACACTGTCAATTTGACAGATTAGGCAGCCATGTTCTCAATTCAAAAATCAAGGAGACAAGGatacattaaaattatagtGTGTGGTGTTTCACATACTTGTTTGGTAGGCGCTGATCATAGTCAACTAGTATATGTGCTAAAATATACACAAGTCTGAGACATAAAAGTTCATCAATTCTCTAGAAACTTGAAAGGAAAAGATGCATGTCAAGCAAACTGGCAAGAAGGAAATTCTCTGCTTTGATCTTATATTTGGCACAACACAAGCCAGAACAGAAAAACCAAATAACAAAGTAACATGATCATATAGTGGCTTGCCTCTCCATTTGTTAGCCAACGTTTAAAGAGCTCCTCGCTGTCGGCACGAAAGCTTTGAGAAACATTCTTGAAACCCAACATCTCCATGGTAGGTACTGGCATACCAATAGGGCTCTCCATCACTGTCTTCAGGAACAACTCCTCACTTGAATTCTTGTATAAGCCAGAAAACCCCCTCCCTTCCATTTCCATGTGCCTTCCCTCACTTGATACTGTTTTAAACTCAAGTTTTGTTGAGCCTTTCAGGTTTCtccacaaaaaatttcagctgAATTCTGTGTCATCCATCATAATAATACCATTTCCAAACCAAAGGGATAAATACTTAAATAGTCTACTTCTTCAATTTTCAAACCTATATATCACCCTCTTAAAGTTCAACCCCACATAACCCAAGTCCCTAAACTCTGTCAAACTAGCaaatattactttaaaataggaaggaaaaaaaattgatgagtaTGTTCACATACTGTTTTATCCATATATCCATAAAGAACAGCAACTAACATGCAACAATTCACAcgtaaaacttaaaaaatcttGCACATATAGAAAAACAATCTGTATTAGGACTCAGCATTTACTTTGTTGCTTAATAGTAAATTCTTTtactcattaaaataaataaataaataaatatcagtaCAGTTGCATCTAagagtgaaaaaagaaatactCTAAAGATTCTGTGTACTATTTCATTTGTCTCTTGTGTACAACCAAAGTGAAAATCTTGCGGCGGTTAAAAAAAGTCTTCAATGGTTAGAAACCGCGTGGAAGTTTTAATGGGCAGGTTCAAAAGTGAGAAAAGGTTTTAGCTTTTGAATGAAGCAAAGGGAATCATTACATTAAAATAATGTCAATTTGGTCATCTTAAGTGAGAGGGACGTTAAAGGAATATTCATtggtttttttggttttaaaattatgaagCCGTTGAGATGGCGCTTTCATTGTTGGCTAAGCACTGCAGCAACGTTCTTTCAACGAACCAACGTCCatgaattaatttctttatagaATGTGAAAATCCTTACATGATACTGTATAACCTTTATAAGGAAAAAGACTATATATGTATGGTAAATCCAGAAATTTCACACCCGAGGTCAATTATGTGTATTAATATGGTTTAGTTTGTTTCATGAGtgattaaaactaattaaaagtaaatgaaCATGATCATTATGTAATAATTATCAATACATGATTAGTaatattatgaaattatttaccaCCACACGTGATTAACTATACATGtgtaaaatatgattaattttattttaattataactgCTTAATAATGTCATAGGTTTTAATGATGTGTATGGTGTTTCTGTCTTTTGTGGGTTTTAGTTTAGACTTTTAGTCCCTTGTATTGCCAAAAAAATGTCATAGGttattctttttcattaattatattgaGGACTCATGTAGTCAT is a genomic window containing:
- the LOC114425647 gene encoding protein CYCLOPS-like isoform X2, translated to MEMEGRGFSGLYKNSSEELFLKTVMESPIGMPVPTMEMLGFKNVSQSFRADSEELFKRWLTNGEGYNSPSIGLNSRLSKRISTELANNVSNQKHVGVTSEGRNNDKLYMQNNLLANDVSGDINFPIRDPVNRELQSSTDLFLAKAWYLSDQRVTRSRSSELRRRYTEMQNSQTKQGMESMSMDPQHGVDTTKQGIAHFNGFDYITMTELPSQKGSFISPSNSSSSTFHTHQLVDADKVSSCVSMLKGTLQRKRLSNQVEIEREAAEDSLNGLFGPQEPLFQNGFHEGLENWSHQKPISFQGASTGQIKNPGVYIVSDGFGNQTNQAYVGNASQEPSQSESSAAAPVISSGLDACEGPSNSNQNLCESSWKPVGVSRSSENTQNRVRGVREQIMDNIKDDRKRKSLERYGSITSAVSEEKGDTTKKRRVERSRKMAEAKERNLTPSVPSDMQAVLRRCETLEKEVRSLKLNLSFMNRKDSEQTKQIEDLQKQNEDLADEKERLLEEIERIVSETGKI
- the LOC114425647 gene encoding protein CYCLOPS-like isoform X1; protein product: MEMEGRGFSGLYKNSSEELFLKTVMESPIGMPVPTMEMLGFKNVSQSFRADSEELFKRWLTNGEGYNSPSIGLNSRLSKRISTELANNVSNQKHVGVTSEGRNNDKLYMQNNLLANDVSGDINFPIRDPVNRELQSSTDLFLAKAWYLSDQRVTRSRSSELRRRYTEMQNSQTKQGMESMSMDPQHGVDTTKQGIAHFNGFDYITMTELPSQKGSFISPSNSSSSTFHTHQLVDADKVSSCVSMLKGTLQRKRLSNQVEIEREAAEDSLNGLFGPQEPLFQNGFHEGLENWSHQKPISFQGASTGQIKNPGVYIVSDGFGNQTNQAYVGNASQEPSQSESSAAAPVISSGLDACEGPSNSNQNLCESSWKPVGVSRSSENTQNRVRGVREQIMDNIKDDRKRKSLERYGSITSAVSDCAEEKGDTTKKRRVERSRKMAEAKERNLTPSVPSDMQAVLRRCETLEKEVRSLKLNLSFMNRKDSEQTKQIEDLQKQNEDLADEKERLLEEIERIVSETGKI